In one Sporocytophaga myxococcoides genomic region, the following are encoded:
- a CDS encoding carbonic anhydrase family protein has translation MELNPLIEKVLTADEQQKLTPDEVLKQLKEGNKRFISGTLTLRDHSKQIRDAVNGQYPKAIVLSCIDSRVPVEDVFDKGIGDLFVARVAGNIINDDILGSMEFSCKVAGAKLVLVIGHEYCGAIKGAIDHVELGNLTTLLKKVEPAIQNCNHYHGEKTSKNYEFVDLVIKENVKVTVEAIRKQSSILKEMEDQGLIKIVGSYYDMDNGQVTFYE, from the coding sequence ATGGAGCTAAATCCGTTAATAGAAAAAGTACTAACTGCAGATGAGCAGCAAAAACTCACCCCTGATGAGGTGTTGAAGCAACTTAAAGAAGGTAATAAAAGATTCATTTCCGGTACACTGACTTTGCGCGATCATTCTAAACAAATCAGGGATGCTGTGAATGGCCAGTATCCGAAAGCTATTGTGCTTTCCTGCATAGATTCAAGAGTTCCTGTAGAAGATGTCTTTGATAAAGGAATCGGAGATTTGTTTGTTGCACGTGTAGCAGGTAATATCATAAATGATGACATTCTGGGTTCAATGGAGTTCAGTTGTAAAGTTGCGGGAGCTAAACTTGTGCTTGTTATAGGGCATGAATACTGTGGTGCAATAAAAGGCGCGATAGATCATGTTGAATTAGGAAACCTGACTACTTTATTGAAAAAGGTTGAGCCTGCCATTCAGAATTGTAATCATTATCATGGTGAGAAAACATCTAAAAATTATGAGTTTGTGGACCTGGTAATAAAGGAAAATGTCAAGGTTACTGTTGAGGCAATTCGTAAGCAAAGCTCTATTTTAAAGGAAATGGAAGATCAAGGGTTGATTAAAATAGTTGGCTCCTATTATGATATGGACAATGGTCAGGTGACATTCTATGAATAG
- a CDS encoding family 16 glycosylhydrolase produces the protein MRVIIAISLCLFLSPLYAQKINKVLIWSEEFDYSGLPNPNKWNYDVGGSGFGNNELQYYTKETLENVRVDNGKLIIEARKENYSGKKFTSSRIKTLGNGDWKYGRFEVRAKLPTGRGIWPAIWFLPSENIYGNWPSSGEIDLMENVGYDPDKIFFTTHTERYNHATGEGRGGSTDLVAPYNNFYTYALEWYADSLRFYVDNVLYYSLDKKPTDTYKEWPFDQKMHLIMNNAVGGDWAGSQGIDSTIFPQKFEVDFVRVYQFSEEKSEYDLLVHQVAGGSVTASFPNGKVNANANVTLEAVPDVGFEFIKWEGTYQDLDNPLQFDMAINTTIKPVFRKKGEMIQNGEFDAGFFKWHQTVPSGLASSTIDQEEIVFNISKSGANAWDIQFSQDDLLIEKGNSYTLRFDVWASQQTTFVASIGMSKDPWNVYSGATQTAGPAKKTITYNFTMSGNTDPEARIIFDLGKALGSLHFDNISLVNDNVLSTFKPLVKSKLSFYPNPAADKILFESDALIRSLTIYNQSGKIVFEKRSIRDYKVEIAAAGFPKGVYIAEIETAEGVIKEKVIKD, from the coding sequence ATGAGAGTTATAATCGCTATTTCACTTTGTCTTTTCTTAAGCCCGCTCTATGCTCAGAAAATCAATAAAGTATTAATTTGGTCTGAAGAATTTGATTATTCAGGTTTGCCGAACCCCAACAAATGGAACTACGATGTAGGCGGTAGCGGATTTGGGAATAATGAGCTGCAATATTATACCAAAGAAACGTTGGAAAATGTTCGGGTTGATAATGGGAAGCTGATAATTGAAGCCAGAAAAGAGAATTATTCAGGCAAAAAGTTTACTTCTTCAAGAATAAAAACACTGGGGAATGGCGACTGGAAATATGGTCGGTTTGAAGTCAGGGCTAAATTGCCCACTGGCAGAGGTATCTGGCCGGCCATCTGGTTTTTGCCAAGCGAAAATATATATGGCAACTGGCCTTCAAGCGGTGAAATAGATCTGATGGAGAATGTGGGATATGATCCTGACAAAATATTTTTTACAACACACACAGAGCGATACAATCATGCGACTGGCGAAGGAAGAGGTGGTAGTACAGATCTAGTTGCTCCTTATAACAACTTTTATACTTATGCTTTGGAATGGTATGCAGACAGCTTAAGATTTTATGTTGATAATGTTTTATATTATTCTCTTGATAAAAAGCCTACAGACACTTATAAGGAATGGCCATTTGATCAGAAGATGCATCTGATTATGAATAATGCAGTAGGTGGCGATTGGGCTGGCTCACAAGGAATAGATTCTACAATTTTTCCTCAGAAATTTGAAGTAGATTTTGTAAGGGTATATCAGTTCAGTGAGGAAAAATCAGAATATGATTTGTTGGTGCACCAGGTTGCTGGGGGATCTGTTACTGCTTCATTCCCGAATGGAAAAGTCAACGCTAATGCAAATGTCACTCTTGAAGCTGTCCCTGATGTAGGATTTGAGTTTATAAAGTGGGAAGGAACATATCAGGACCTTGACAATCCTCTTCAATTCGATATGGCAATAAATACGACGATAAAACCAGTATTCAGAAAGAAGGGTGAAATGATCCAGAATGGAGAATTTGATGCAGGATTCTTCAAATGGCATCAGACTGTGCCCTCTGGTCTTGCTTCATCAACTATAGATCAGGAAGAGATCGTATTTAATATATCTAAAAGCGGAGCCAATGCCTGGGATATACAATTCTCCCAGGATGATCTTTTAATAGAAAAGGGTAACTCTTATACTTTAAGATTTGATGTCTGGGCAAGCCAGCAAACAACTTTTGTTGCTAGCATAGGCATGAGCAAGGACCCATGGAATGTATATTCCGGAGCCACTCAGACAGCTGGTCCTGCAAAGAAAACAATTACTTATAATTTTACAATGTCTGGCAATACAGATCCAGAGGCCAGGATTATTTTTGATCTGGGAAAAGCTTTGGGTAGTTTACACTTTGACAATATAAGCCTTGTTAACGATAATGTATTAAGCACATTCAAACCTTTGGTAAAGTCTAAGCTATCATTCTATCCTAATCCTGCTGCTGATAAGATTCTATTTGAATCAGACGCTCTTATTCGCAGCTTAACTATTTACAATCAATCAGGAAAAATTGTCTTTGAAAAAAGGAGCATTCGTGACTATAAGGTTGAAATAGCTGCAGCAGGCTTCCCTAAGGGCGTTTATATTGCAGAAATAGAAACCGCCGAAGGCGTCATTAAGGAAAAAGTTATCAAGGATTAG
- a CDS encoding GNAT family N-acetyltransferase — MRDIRQQVHEGGGMFFVRKSDKILAKLEYTLKSEYLMIIDHTEVDESFKGEGVGHALVEKAIGFARSNRMKVIPYCPFAKAIIDKTVEFQDVILK; from the coding sequence ATGAGAGATATCAGACAGCAGGTTCATGAAGGTGGAGGAATGTTTTTTGTTCGGAAAAGTGATAAGATATTAGCCAAGTTGGAGTATACTTTAAAATCAGAATATCTAATGATAATAGACCATACAGAAGTAGACGAAAGCTTTAAAGGAGAAGGAGTTGGACATGCTTTGGTTGAAAAGGCTATAGGTTTTGCCAGAAGTAACCGTATGAAAGTTATACCGTATTGTCCTTTCGCAAAGGCGATTATAGATAAAACCGTGGAATTTCAGGATGTTATTTTAAAATGA
- the mfd gene encoding transcription-repair coupling factor, with amino-acid sequence MKVKDLIRLYQEDPLVQILHDKIKSDSNLRFRLKGLNGSMDAAVSAAICSLSPGNHLFILHDKEEASFFQNDLQVLLQDMNIHFFPNSYKRPYKFEETENANVLMRAEVLSAVNNRGEDNFCIVSYPDALTEKVINKKSLKSNSFTANVGEKVDLQFVTELLSTYDFEKTDFVYEAGQYSIRGGIVDIFSYSHDYPYRIELFGDEIESVRTFDPNTQLSVENKKTFSIIPNVQTKLLQEKRESFLEFLPDDTYIWVKDIELTLEIIERYFDRATLSFEQILKETGGSKLITSPVQLFENPEEFKKLLEGYKILEFGTRFYFDTDNLIEFSSKPQPPFNKEFSLLAENLKSYQEKDYTNVIAAESYHQIERLTTIFNEVDRFLKFQTMNAALRQGFIDDQLKLVCYTDHQIFEKYHRYKTKEKFSKSKAMTLKELRALHPGDFVVHADYGVGRFAGLEKVEVSGRQQEAIRLVYRDDDLLYVSIHALHKISKYAGKEGTPPPISKLGSGDWDTKKKRVKKQVKDIAKELISLYAKRKAAPGFKFDRDTFLQAELESSFIYEDTPDQAKATADVKADMELPHPMDRLVCGDVGFGKTEVAVRAAFKAATDGKQVAVLVPTTILAMQHYKTFSERLKGFPVNVEYVNRFKTAQQIKETIKRVEEGKTNILIGTHRLIGKDVKFKDLGLLIIDEEQKFGVKVKDKLKEFKVNVDTLTLTATPIPRTLHFSLMGARDLSIIATPPPNRQPVTTEIHAFNDTIIRDAVSYELKRGGQVFFVHNRVKDIEEMADRIKRLVPDAKMGVAHGQMEGDKLEKVMLKFVEAEYDVLVSTNIIESGLDIPNANTIIINSAHMFGLSDLHQMRGRVGRSNKKAFCYLLTPPVSTLPADSRKRLSALEEFSDLGDGFKVAMRDLDIRGAGNLLGAEQSGFISDLGFDMYHKILDEAIQELKETEFAELFKKELEAKDLHKPTDCQIETDLAVIIPETYVSNISERLSLYSTLDNIKTEEELQKYRASIIDRFGPLPEEVKDLVETVRLRWLAEGLGFEKLTIKNGTMKGYFVQNNDAYYKSDIFGKILLFAQKNPKKCKLKEVNKKPMIVFEDIDFMQQAMDTLQKINPAPVTEPVK; translated from the coding sequence TTGAAAGTAAAAGATTTAATAAGGCTTTATCAGGAAGACCCCCTGGTTCAGATTCTCCATGATAAGATAAAGTCTGACAGCAATTTACGTTTCCGTCTGAAAGGGTTAAATGGCAGTATGGATGCCGCAGTGTCAGCAGCTATATGCAGTTTAAGTCCTGGAAATCACTTATTCATCCTTCACGACAAGGAAGAAGCTTCCTTTTTTCAAAATGACCTGCAGGTGCTTCTTCAGGACATGAACATTCATTTTTTCCCTAACTCGTATAAAAGGCCCTATAAGTTTGAAGAAACTGAAAATGCCAATGTGCTTATGCGTGCAGAGGTGCTTAGTGCTGTGAATAACAGAGGGGAAGATAATTTCTGTATAGTCAGTTATCCTGATGCGCTCACTGAAAAAGTAATCAATAAAAAGTCTCTCAAAAGCAATAGTTTTACTGCTAATGTAGGCGAGAAAGTAGATCTTCAGTTTGTTACTGAATTACTTTCAACTTATGACTTTGAAAAAACCGACTTTGTATATGAAGCAGGCCAGTATTCTATCAGGGGAGGGATCGTTGATATATTCAGCTATTCTCATGATTACCCATACAGAATTGAACTATTCGGTGATGAAATCGAAAGTGTAAGAACCTTTGATCCCAATACACAGCTGTCTGTAGAGAATAAAAAAACGTTTTCCATAATCCCCAACGTACAGACAAAATTGCTTCAGGAGAAAAGAGAATCTTTTCTTGAATTCCTTCCTGATGATACTTATATCTGGGTTAAAGATATTGAGTTGACCCTGGAGATTATAGAAAGATATTTTGACAGAGCAACACTTTCATTTGAGCAGATATTAAAGGAGACTGGTGGTTCAAAGTTAATTACTTCTCCTGTTCAGTTATTTGAAAATCCTGAAGAATTTAAAAAGCTGCTGGAAGGGTACAAGATTCTGGAATTCGGAACCCGATTTTATTTTGATACTGATAACCTTATTGAGTTTTCATCTAAACCGCAGCCTCCTTTCAATAAGGAGTTCAGCCTGCTTGCTGAAAATTTAAAATCCTATCAGGAAAAGGATTATACAAATGTTATCGCTGCAGAGTCCTATCACCAGATAGAAAGGTTAACTACCATCTTTAATGAAGTTGACAGATTTCTTAAGTTTCAAACAATGAATGCCGCGCTCAGGCAGGGCTTTATTGATGATCAGTTAAAGCTGGTGTGTTATACCGATCATCAGATTTTTGAGAAATACCACAGATATAAAACCAAAGAAAAGTTTTCAAAGTCAAAGGCAATGACTTTGAAAGAGCTACGCGCTTTGCATCCTGGAGATTTTGTTGTTCATGCTGATTACGGTGTAGGTAGGTTCGCTGGTCTTGAAAAAGTGGAAGTAAGCGGAAGACAACAGGAAGCAATACGCTTGGTATATAGAGATGATGATTTGCTTTATGTAAGTATTCATGCTCTTCATAAAATATCAAAGTATGCCGGTAAAGAAGGAACCCCACCTCCTATCAGTAAACTTGGTTCCGGTGATTGGGACACCAAAAAGAAACGTGTAAAAAAACAAGTCAAAGATATTGCTAAGGAGTTAATAAGCCTGTATGCTAAAAGAAAAGCGGCTCCTGGATTTAAGTTTGACAGAGACACTTTTCTTCAGGCAGAACTCGAATCTTCATTTATCTACGAAGATACTCCTGATCAAGCTAAGGCTACAGCCGATGTAAAAGCTGATATGGAACTTCCTCATCCTATGGATCGTCTTGTTTGTGGTGATGTGGGATTCGGTAAAACAGAAGTTGCGGTGCGTGCAGCATTTAAGGCAGCAACAGATGGCAAACAGGTAGCAGTGCTTGTGCCAACAACCATCCTGGCTATGCAACATTACAAAACTTTCAGTGAAAGGCTTAAAGGTTTTCCTGTAAATGTGGAGTATGTGAACAGATTTAAAACTGCTCAGCAGATAAAGGAAACTATCAAAAGAGTAGAGGAAGGCAAGACTAATATTCTTATTGGTACACATCGCCTTATTGGTAAAGATGTTAAGTTTAAAGACCTTGGCTTATTGATTATTGATGAAGAGCAAAAGTTTGGTGTGAAAGTAAAAGATAAACTTAAAGAGTTTAAAGTTAATGTAGACACTCTAACTCTTACTGCAACACCGATTCCAAGAACTCTGCATTTCTCACTAATGGGAGCAAGAGACCTTTCTATTATCGCTACCCCTCCTCCTAACAGACAACCTGTTACTACCGAGATTCATGCTTTCAATGATACGATTATAAGAGATGCTGTAAGCTATGAATTGAAACGGGGAGGACAAGTATTCTTTGTTCATAACAGAGTTAAAGACATCGAAGAGATGGCTGACAGGATCAAACGCCTTGTGCCTGATGCAAAGATGGGCGTGGCTCATGGACAGATGGAGGGAGATAAACTAGAAAAAGTAATGCTAAAGTTTGTAGAAGCAGAATATGATGTATTGGTTTCAACAAACATCATTGAATCTGGTCTGGATATTCCTAATGCAAATACCATTATCATCAATTCAGCACACATGTTTGGATTGTCTGATCTCCATCAGATGAGAGGACGCGTGGGTCGTTCCAACAAAAAAGCTTTCTGCTATCTCTTGACTCCTCCCGTATCCACCCTTCCAGCAGATTCAAGAAAGAGGCTAAGTGCACTCGAAGAGTTCTCTGATCTTGGAGATGGATTTAAGGTTGCAATGCGGGATCTGGATATTCGTGGAGCAGGTAACTTACTTGGTGCAGAGCAAAGCGGATTCATATCAGATCTGGGTTTCGATATGTATCATAAAATTCTTGATGAGGCCATACAAGAGCTTAAGGAAACTGAGTTTGCAGAGTTGTTCAAGAAAGAACTTGAAGCTAAAGATTTACATAAGCCTACCGATTGTCAGATAGAAACAGATCTTGCTGTAATTATTCCGGAAACTTATGTTTCCAATATATCCGAAAGATTAAGTCTTTATTCTACACTTGATAATATTAAGACAGAGGAGGAGCTTCAAAAATATAGGGCATCTATAATAGACCGTTTTGGTCCGCTTCCTGAAGAAGTTAAGGACCTTGTTGAAACTGTAAGGCTCAGATGGCTTGCCGAAGGACTTGGTTTTGAAAAGCTCACTATCAAGAATGGCACAATGAAAGGATATTTTGTTCAGAATAATGATGCCTATTACAAATCTGATATTTTTGGTAAAATACTCCTTTTTGCTCAGAAAAATCCTAAAAAGTGTAAGCTGAAAGAAGTTAATAAAAAACCGATGATCGTATTTGAAGATATTGATTTTATGCAACAGGCTATGGATACTCTTCAAAAAATTAATCCGGCACCAGTAACAGAACCCGTGAAGTAG